The genomic interval aaaatgccatGCTCGTGACCGTcatttgtaattgatttgAGGCCTCTCATTTGGGTTTCATCGAGGGCATTGAAATGTGCAAATTGCCTACGTTCATTCTTCTTGTTCAATTGGCGTTGAACATAAAACTTGTCGTCGGGGTAAGTCAATTCTTCGACCGTCTAAAAAATTCCTCagaaaattgtaatttaagGAGCGCAGTGTAGAGTTTCTCACCGGTAACAGCAGCTACAATCCgaagtattttaaaaactttacgATAACCATAGCTAACAACACAATGAATATGGACATGCAACTGAACCGACCCATTCAGCGGGGTTTCAAGGCCCATGTCGATATTCTGTTACGTCTGGCCAACGCAAAGAACTTTCAGTCCATGTTTAATCAGAAGAGCGATGTATGTGCCGTAACATCCAGTGTCAAGAACAGCCTGTTCAAGAGCTGGTTCAAGGATATGAGCAAGAACAGTAACTTCATGTATAACTGTCCGGTGGAGGTGGGTCACTACTACATGCACGACTGGCGCATGGGGAGCTCGATGACGCACAAGTTCCTTATTCCTGGCGAGTATCGCGGCAAACTCACCTTCTTTTACGGCAAGTTCGGAACCAAGTCATTCGAAGAAGCACTGAGCCTGACGATCGATGCCATCCTGTCCAACTAGTCCGATATTACCCGGCGTTACGCATAGCCTCAGACTTTGTCTCCCCAATCATTCGTAATCAGCGTAAATTAAATACTAAAGTCGAATACCAATATTGAAATTTAGTTAAGCtttcttattaaaaattgttcaaatattttgtcaaaaaaataataagaaaataaattgttcATTTAGGACGAAAAgttttttc from Drosophila yakuba strain Tai18E2 chromosome 3L, Prin_Dyak_Tai18E2_2.1, whole genome shotgun sequence carries:
- the LOC6535165 gene encoding uncharacterized protein LOC6535165; its protein translation is MCKLPTFILLVQLALNIKLVVGERSVEFLTGNSSYNPKYFKNFTITIANNTMNMDMQLNRPIQRGFKAHVDILLRLANAKNFQSMFNQKSDVCAVTSSVKNSLFKSWFKDMSKNSNFMYNCPVEVGHYYMHDWRMGSSMTHKFLIPGEYRGKLTFFYGKFGTKSFEEALSLTIDAILSN